The following proteins come from a genomic window of Methanocella conradii HZ254:
- a CDS encoding carboxymuconolactone decarboxylase family protein, which produces MPYKEFEIFHKKTGFVPQLLESIKDTDPEMFETISRLDDVILKDGALSEKQKRIIAMCLSAQQQCSKCVDTHAKAALYLGATKQEIMEALFVCLLVGGAPCLSAARRTIAFLRGQIDPLEFAGE; this is translated from the coding sequence ATGCCATATAAAGAGTTTGAAATATTCCATAAAAAGACGGGCTTCGTGCCCCAGCTTCTCGAGTCCATTAAGGATACCGATCCTGAGATGTTTGAGACGATCTCCAGGCTGGACGATGTTATCCTTAAGGATGGAGCGTTATCTGAGAAGCAGAAGCGTATTATAGCGATGTGTCTGTCCGCCCAGCAGCAGTGCTCAAAGTGTGTCGATACCCATGCTAAGGCAGCGCTTTACCTGGGGGCCACGAAGCAAGAGATAATGGAAGCCCTGTTCGTCTGCCTTCTCGTGGGTGGCGCGCCGTGCCTCTCGGCCGCGCGTAGGACTATAGCGTTCCTCCGGGGCCAGATAGACCCGCTTGAGTTCGCCGGCGAATAA
- a CDS encoding nitroreductase family protein, which produces MNDVFKNIYLRRAVRDYRPDDVPDDIIRELIKAGTYAPSAVNRQPWRFVVIKDRDMIARLSDRAKKLWLDTARLDDPEAARLATAMRMPGFNIFYNAPVLVLIFAAPGAMYPECECALAAENMMLAARSLGIGSCWIGLAMPLGSDKSTLDELKVPEGHRLVAPLIFGYPVKDAQTAPPRNEDVILNWIQKSST; this is translated from the coding sequence GTGAACGACGTTTTCAAGAATATCTATCTAAGGCGGGCCGTGAGAGACTACAGGCCAGATGATGTTCCGGATGATATTATCAGGGAGCTGATAAAGGCGGGCACTTATGCTCCGAGCGCAGTGAACAGGCAGCCGTGGAGGTTTGTGGTGATAAAGGACAGGGACATGATTGCGAGGCTTTCGGACCGGGCGAAAAAGCTATGGCTTGACACGGCCAGGCTTGATGACCCAGAGGCCGCACGGCTTGCCACTGCCATGAGGATGCCGGGCTTTAACATCTTTTATAATGCCCCCGTGCTCGTCCTCATCTTTGCCGCCCCCGGGGCCATGTACCCAGAATGTGAGTGTGCCCTTGCCGCTGAGAACATGATGCTTGCCGCCCGTTCCCTGGGCATCGGTAGCTGCTGGATAGGCCTGGCCATGCCGCTCGGCTCCGATAAATCCACGCTTGATGAGCTTAAGGTCCCTGAAGGCCATCGCCTGGTAGCCCCTCTCATCTTTGGCTACCCCGTGAAGGATGCCCAGACGGCGCCGCCGCGCAATGAAGACGTCATCCTCAACTGGATACAAAAAAGTAGCACCTAA
- a CDS encoding PAS domain-containing protein translates to MQVQQGQKPADEFGKCIEFLLEAVEGSYQPFIIADAAGIIKGCNGAFARLVGYAKEELVSKRVEDLTPPEWRRQESGIIAGQVRSGMPAIYRKEYVRKDGTRVPVEVFDRVAFDKDGRPMYFYAFITDLSEKR, encoded by the coding sequence ATGCAAGTGCAGCAAGGCCAAAAGCCCGCGGATGAATTTGGAAAGTGTATAGAGTTTTTGCTGGAGGCCGTAGAAGGCTCGTACCAGCCCTTCATTATAGCGGACGCTGCGGGTATCATAAAAGGCTGTAACGGCGCATTCGCCAGACTAGTCGGGTATGCTAAAGAAGAGCTAGTTTCAAAGCGCGTGGAGGACCTGACGCCGCCTGAGTGGCGCAGGCAGGAGTCGGGGATCATCGCAGGCCAGGTAAGGTCAGGGATGCCCGCAATATACAGGAAAGAATACGTGAGGAAGGATGGAACACGGGTGCCCGTCGAAGTCTTCGACCGCGTGGCCTTTGACAAAGATGGGAGGCCGATGTATTTTTACGCCTTCATCACCGATCTTTCCGAAAAAAGATGA
- a CDS encoding 30S ribosomal protein S13, translating into MADKSDKPEKAKKEQKQEAPAAEAAPAQKKGGKKEKATKPAEGAEAQHGKKQPKIKKAEEKAKDEIKYIVRIANTDLDGTSTVQYALTGIKGIGLRVSKVIARKAGVDPNAIMGYLSAEQVDRIKNVVDNIDTSLPAWMLNRRSDIYTGENRHLLGTDLILGVKEDINLMKKIRCYKGIRHERGQKVRGQRTRSTGRTGATVGVIRKKEAPAAAAAGAGEKKEEKK; encoded by the coding sequence ATGGCAGATAAATCCGATAAGCCTGAAAAGGCAAAGAAAGAGCAAAAGCAAGAGGCTCCCGCAGCGGAGGCCGCTCCAGCTCAAAAGAAAGGGGGCAAAAAGGAGAAGGCCACAAAGCCCGCAGAAGGGGCCGAGGCACAACACGGCAAGAAACAGCCTAAGATAAAAAAAGCCGAAGAAAAGGCTAAGGACGAGATTAAGTACATCGTCCGCATCGCGAACACTGACCTGGACGGCACGTCAACCGTACAGTACGCCCTGACGGGCATCAAGGGCATAGGCCTACGAGTTTCCAAGGTCATCGCCCGCAAGGCTGGCGTAGACCCCAACGCTATCATGGGATACCTGTCAGCCGAGCAGGTCGACCGCATCAAGAACGTCGTGGACAACATCGACACGAGCCTGCCCGCATGGATGCTAAACAGGCGCAGCGACATCTATACAGGCGAGAACAGGCACTTACTAGGAACGGACTTGATTCTTGGCGTGAAGGAAGACATCAACCTGATGAAAAAGATAAGGTGCTATAAGGGAATAAGGCACGAGCGCGGCCAGAAGGTGCGCGGCCAGAGGACGAGGTCGACCGGCAGGACCGGCGCCACCGTGGGCGTCATCAGGAAGAAGGAGGCCCCTGCGGCGGCCGCCGCCGGAGCAGGCGAGAAGAAAGAGGAGAAGAAGTGA
- a CDS encoding 30S ribosomal protein S4, whose protein sequence is MGYPGKAKKLYNTPHHPWQKARIDEETALVKKYGLRNKKSVWKFASMLRKIRRQARTLLGVLGTGLASEDSHYAREASQIQAKLQRLGVLKEDSKLEDILALKVEDLLERQLQTIVYRKGFANSMKQARQFIVHGHISVNGRKVTVPSYMVLKAEEDTIGYYIGSPITKEALTAKPAAKAPKAAPAAADAADAAAAPKAPKEG, encoded by the coding sequence ATGGGATACCCAGGTAAGGCAAAGAAGCTCTACAACACCCCTCACCACCCCTGGCAGAAGGCAAGGATCGACGAGGAGACAGCGCTTGTCAAGAAATACGGCCTGAGGAATAAGAAAAGCGTCTGGAAGTTCGCCTCCATGCTGAGGAAAATAAGGAGGCAGGCGAGGACCCTGCTCGGCGTTCTGGGCACAGGGCTGGCCTCCGAGGACTCACACTACGCCCGCGAGGCCAGCCAGATCCAGGCAAAGCTCCAGAGGCTTGGCGTGCTCAAGGAAGACTCGAAGCTCGAGGACATCCTGGCGCTAAAGGTGGAGGACTTGCTGGAGAGGCAGCTCCAGACAATTGTCTACAGGAAGGGCTTCGCTAACTCCATGAAGCAGGCGAGGCAATTCATAGTGCACGGCCACATCTCCGTCAACGGGCGCAAGGTCACCGTGCCCAGCTACATGGTGCTAAAGGCTGAAGAGGATACTATCGGGTACTACATAGGCTCTCCGATAACGAAGGAGGCCCTGACGGCGAAGCCGGCCGCGAAGGCGCCGAAGGCTGCGCCGGCTGCCGCGGATGCCGCGGATGCCGCGGCAGCGCCGAAAGCTCCGAAGGAGGGATAA
- a CDS encoding 30S ribosomal protein S11, with protein MAEQIKWAVAHIFSSFNNTIITITDLTGAETLAKTSGGMVVKQARNESSPYAAMQMAANVAEQIKAKGIQGVHIKVRAPGGNRQRSPGPGAQAAIRSLARAGLRIGRIEDVTPIPHDGTRAPGGKRGRRV; from the coding sequence ATGGCAGAACAGATAAAGTGGGCGGTAGCCCACATATTCTCATCGTTTAACAATACAATAATTACCATCACCGATTTGACCGGCGCCGAGACGCTCGCCAAGACGTCGGGCGGCATGGTGGTCAAGCAGGCCAGGAACGAGAGCTCGCCGTACGCGGCCATGCAGATGGCGGCAAACGTGGCAGAGCAGATTAAGGCTAAGGGCATCCAGGGCGTCCACATCAAGGTGCGCGCCCCTGGCGGGAACCGCCAGCGGAGCCCCGGCCCCGGCGCCCAGGCAGCCATACGGTCGCTCGCCAGGGCAGGCCTGAGGATAGGCAGGATAGAGGATGTCACCCCCATTCCACACGATGGCACGAGGGCTCCGGGTGGAAAGAGAGGCAGGCGCGTATAA
- a CDS encoding DNA-directed RNA polymerase subunit D — MKLEILDLGDRKARFILSGVTPAFSNALRRAMLADIPKMAIDYVDIYDNTSVMFDEMLAHRLGLIPLKTNLNMYKLKEECDCKGAGCALCQVTFTLSAEGPCMVHSRDLKSSDPETVPADDNIPIIELKEGQKLVLTAVARLGHGKEHAKFQPVCPPGYKYVPIIEISEKCDSCKQCVEACPRGVFAVDKNKVVVVSPYECSMCELCMEACDINAIKVSADNTAFIFSVETDGSFSAGEVVTRAADAIRAKAVALGEVMESL; from the coding sequence ATGAAGCTTGAGATCCTGGATCTCGGCGACCGGAAGGCCAGGTTCATCCTCTCAGGGGTTACCCCGGCCTTCTCGAACGCCTTGAGGCGCGCGATGCTTGCCGACATCCCCAAGATGGCCATCGACTACGTCGACATCTACGATAACACCTCGGTCATGTTCGATGAGATGCTCGCCCACCGGCTTGGGCTGATACCCCTTAAGACTAACCTCAACATGTATAAGCTCAAGGAGGAGTGCGATTGTAAGGGGGCGGGCTGTGCCCTCTGCCAGGTGACCTTCACGCTTTCTGCCGAAGGCCCCTGCATGGTGCACTCGAGGGACCTGAAGTCGTCTGACCCGGAGACCGTTCCAGCGGACGATAACATCCCCATAATAGAGCTTAAGGAGGGGCAGAAGCTGGTCTTGACAGCGGTTGCCAGGCTGGGGCATGGCAAGGAGCACGCCAAGTTCCAGCCCGTGTGCCCGCCCGGCTATAAATACGTTCCAATCATCGAAATTTCCGAGAAGTGTGACTCTTGTAAGCAGTGCGTTGAGGCCTGTCCGAGAGGAGTCTTCGCGGTCGATAAGAATAAGGTGGTCGTCGTGAGCCCCTATGAGTGCTCCATGTGTGAGCTGTGTATGGAGGCGTGTGACATTAATGCCATCAAGGTGTCGGCCGATAACACCGCTTTCATATTTTCCGTGGAGACGGATGGCTCCTTTAGCGCTGGCGAGGTCGTCACCCGCGCCGCGGATGCAATAAGGGCTAAGGCCGTTGCCCTCGGCGAGGTCATGGAAAGCCTGTAA